One window of Methanofastidiosum sp. genomic DNA carries:
- a CDS encoding tetratricopeptide repeat protein — translation MEEENNVDEISTYFSEGENLLKLNRFKEAVNIFNELIVIGKKKGNNEILSKGYYYLGFSYKKIGSKEESFESLYKSFEHGVEAGDWTIADKSFNEIIGLGPEKDKRGHYKLILKRYFERGNSFLLKGNYKDAVSSYTMLINHGVTLESWESVAKAYINMGFIFIEVGKHKEAIEILEKAIIYSEKAKYIEGIGNAYLNIGFAYSNLNVIDRAIEYLKKAISFSEDAGELKVAGNAYLNLAYVYSHIEDFKKAIDACEKAINYGAKSNDCKSVCKAYFNLGYALLNLQKHEDVINISKKAVEYGSKCGDWDGVGNAYLNMGFAYSCLQKRQEAISSTEKAVEYCTKARDWKKVSKASQRLIDLEEL, via the coding sequence ATGGAAGAAGAGAATAATGTCGATGAAATATCCACATATTTCTCTGAAGGTGAAAATCTATTAAAATTAAATAGGTTTAAAGAAGCAGTAAACATATTTAATGAATTAATAGTTATAGGTAAAAAGAAAGGAAATAATGAAATTCTTTCTAAAGGTTATTACTACCTAGGTTTTTCTTACAAAAAAATTGGTTCTAAAGAAGAGTCTTTTGAAAGTTTATACAAATCCTTTGAACATGGAGTTGAAGCAGGAGATTGGACTATTGCAGATAAATCATTTAATGAAATTATAGGACTTGGTCCAGAAAAAGATAAAAGAGGGCATTATAAACTAATATTGAAGCGATACTTTGAAAGAGGTAACTCTTTTCTTTTGAAAGGTAATTATAAAGATGCAGTATCTTCCTACACGATGCTTATTAACCACGGAGTTACCCTTGAAAGTTGGGAATCCGTAGCAAAGGCATACATTAACATGGGATTCATATTTATTGAAGTTGGAAAACATAAAGAGGCCATAGAAATACTTGAAAAAGCAATTATCTATTCCGAAAAGGCAAAATATATTGAAGGGATCGGAAACGCTTACCTAAATATAGGATTTGCATATAGCAATCTCAATGTTATTGATAGAGCAATAGAATATCTAAAAAAAGCAATTTCTTTTAGTGAGGATGCTGGGGAACTCAAGGTAGCAGGAAATGCATACTTAAATCTAGCCTACGTTTATAGCCACATAGAAGACTTCAAAAAAGCCATAGATGCTTGTGAGAAAGCAATAAACTATGGGGCGAAATCTAATGATTGCAAGAGCGTTTGTAAGGCTTATTTCAATCTGGGATATGCTTTGTTGAATTTACAAAAACATGAAGATGTTATTAATATTTCAAAAAAAGCAGTTGAATATGGATCAAAGTGCGGAGACTGGGACGGGGTAGGAAACGCATACTTGAATATGGGGTTTGCATACAGCTGTCTCCAAAAAAGACAAGAAGCAATTTCTTCTACAGAAAAAGCAGTAGAATACTGTACAAAAGCTAGAGACTGGAAAAAAGTTTCAAAAGCTTCTCAAAGATTAATTGATTTGGAAGAATTATAG
- a CDS encoding glyoxalase/bleomycin resistance/dioxygenase family protein, whose translation MSKLNYSMTVIFVEDISISKNFYQDIFGLEIEMDFGENVVFKKAFSIWQRKRAEKIIFQKEKETQINKQYNNIELYFETKDISSIWEKIIASKLEIIHPIKEEQWGQRVFRIYDPDRFILEVAEPMGEVIKRFHKLGFSDEKISMKTQMPLELVKKTISDTKS comes from the coding sequence ATGTCAAAACTAAATTATTCAATGACAGTGATTTTTGTAGAAGATATCTCTATATCAAAGAATTTTTATCAGGATATATTTGGTCTAGAAATAGAAATGGATTTTGGAGAAAATGTAGTATTTAAGAAGGCATTTTCAATATGGCAAAGGAAACGTGCAGAAAAAATTATTTTCCAGAAAGAAAAGGAAACTCAAATAAATAAACAGTATAATAACATTGAACTTTATTTTGAAACTAAAGATATATCATCAATATGGGAAAAAATAATTGCTTCAAAATTAGAGATTATCCACCCCATCAAAGAAGAACAATGGGGGCAAAGAGTTTTTAGAATATACGATCCTGATCGATTCATACTAGAAGTGGCAGAACCAATGGGTGAAGTAATTAAAAGATTTCACAAATTAGGATTTTCTGATGAAAAAATTTCCATGAAAACACAAATGCCTTTAGAATTGGTGAAGAAAACAATATCAGACACAAAATCATAA
- a CDS encoding universal stress protein codes for MENEFKRIITPVDGSESSKRSARKAIYLAKKMNIELIALYVVHVPISAYVGPPYSPVIYTDDTEIKEIRKKMKNEGALLLDEIGEMASKSGLKITKKVIEGSPDEEIIKISKKHDLIVMGAKGISAIDRIFLGSVSEKVLHSATSSVLIVR; via the coding sequence ATGGAAAATGAATTTAAGAGAATAATAACGCCTGTTGACGGTTCAGAATCGTCAAAGAGGTCAGCCAGAAAAGCGATATACTTAGCTAAAAAAATGAACATAGAATTAATTGCACTATACGTTGTTCATGTACCAATAAGTGCTTATGTCGGGCCACCTTATTCACCAGTAATTTATACTGATGACACAGAGATAAAAGAGATTAGAAAGAAAATGAAAAATGAAGGTGCCCTTCTATTAGATGAAATAGGGGAAATGGCCTCTAAATCTGGATTAAAAATAACCAAAAAAGTAATAGAAGGATCTCCTGACGAAGAGATTATCAAAATTTCAAAAAAACATGATTTGATTGTAATGGGGGCAAAGGGCATCTCCGCAATAGATAGAATCTTCTTAGGCAGTGTTTCAGAAAAAGTACTTCATAGCGCTACTTCTTCAGTTTTGATAGTTAGGTAG
- a CDS encoding YjbQ family protein, translated as MKSFRKELFFNTKNKVEFVNITSFVEDALFESKIKEGLCLVNAMHITASVFINDAESGLHQDFKDWLEKNIPHNPELYRHNKTGETNGDAHIKRQFMGREVVVAITNGKLDFGPWEEIYYGEFDGQRKKRVLIKIIGE; from the coding sequence ATGAAAAGCTTTAGGAAAGAGTTATTTTTTAATACAAAAAATAAAGTTGAATTTGTCAATATAACTTCTTTTGTAGAAGACGCCTTATTTGAAAGTAAAATAAAAGAAGGATTATGTCTCGTAAACGCCATGCACATAACTGCAAGTGTATTCATAAATGATGCTGAATCAGGTTTACATCAGGATTTTAAGGACTGGCTTGAAAAAAATATTCCCCATAATCCAGAACTCTATAGGCATAATAAAACTGGTGAAACAAACGGAGATGCACACATCAAGAGGCAGTTTATGGGGAGAGAAGTTGTTGTAGCAATAACTAATGGAAAACTTGATTTTGGGCCTTGGGAAGAAATCTACTATGGAGAATTCGATGGTCAAAGAAAAAAGAGAGTTTTGATAAAAATTATCGGCGAGTAA
- a CDS encoding DUF1232 domain-containing protein gives MQDKEKSLLKEPKAIAAIIFLILNLIYIISPIDFIPDFIPVIGWIDDIIALLIAISIGIKLFIKKRS, from the coding sequence ATGCAAGATAAAGAAAAATCTTTATTAAAAGAACCTAAAGCAATAGCTGCAATAATATTTCTTATTTTAAATTTAATTTACATTATTAGCCCTATTGACTTTATACCCGATTTCATTCCTGTAATAGGATGGATAGATGACATAATAGCCTTACTTATAGCTATTAGTATTGGGATAAAATTATTTATTAAAAAAAGATCATGA
- a CDS encoding VOC family protein: MTTIVHFDVPVDDINRSKKFYNELFGWKIERMPGEMEYYGISTTDENGKESIGGGMGLRGDPGQRITNYFGVSSIDIHSKKTEELGGKIIMPKTKIPGYGYLAICLDTENNVFGLWESE; this comes from the coding sequence ATGACAACAATAGTACATTTTGATGTTCCTGTTGATGATATAAATAGGTCTAAGAAATTCTATAATGAACTTTTTGGATGGAAAATTGAAAGAATGCCCGGTGAAATGGAGTATTATGGGATTTCAACGACTGACGAAAATGGAAAAGAAAGTATAGGGGGAGGAATGGGATTAAGGGGTGACCCTGGCCAGAGAATAACAAACTATTTCGGAGTATCTTCAATAGACATTCATTCCAAAAAAACAGAAGAACTAGGCGGAAAAATTATAATGCCAAAAACAAAGATACCTGGTTATGGTTACCTTGCTATATGTTTAGATACTGAAAATAATGTTTTTGGTCTGTGGGAATCAGAATAA